The following proteins are co-located in the Candidatus Phytoplasma asteris genome:
- the tmk gene encoding dTMP kinase: MFISFEGCEGTGKTTHSRYLFEKLSKKYSCFLTKEPGGGLFNEVIRNILLHSSNKQIDFYTEALLFAADRAEHLSKLIIPALQQNKIVICDRYLDSTIAYQVYARGLSQDFVLNINNFALNYMPNITFYLDLDPKIGIQRVKQFRSKEINSFDLQKLSFHKKVRKGYLDLCQKDQQKRIFLIDASKPLENIYNIIEQKLKEVFQIEL; encoded by the coding sequence ATGTTTATTTCTTTTGAAGGTTGTGAAGGCACCGGAAAAACCACCCATTCACGTTATTTATTTGAAAAATTAAGTAAAAAATATTCGTGTTTTTTAACCAAAGAACCTGGTGGCGGTTTATTTAATGAAGTAATTAGAAATATTTTGTTGCATTCTTCTAACAAACAAATAGATTTCTACACTGAGGCTTTGTTATTTGCAGCAGATAGAGCAGAACATTTAAGCAAATTAATTATTCCTGCTTTACAACAAAACAAAATAGTTATTTGTGATCGTTATTTAGATTCGACTATAGCTTATCAAGTTTATGCTCGCGGTTTAAGTCAAGATTTTGTTTTAAATATTAATAATTTTGCTCTAAATTACATGCCCAACATTACTTTTTATCTAGATTTAGACCCTAAAATAGGCATTCAAAGAGTCAAACAATTTAGATCTAAAGAAATTAATTCGTTTGATTTGCAAAAACTGTCTTTTCATAAAAAAGTACGCAAAGGCTACCTTGACCTTTGTCAAAAAGACCAACAAAAAAGAATTTTTTTAATTGATGCAAGCAAGCCCTTGGAAAACATTTATAACATCATTGAACAAAAACTCAAAGAAGTCTTTCAAATAGAATTATGA